In Quercus robur chromosome 11, dhQueRobu3.1, whole genome shotgun sequence, the sequence atttgaaacttataattataaaaataaaataaaataagtgatatacaaattttatacattactttttgtagattttttttttaaaaatctgaaaaatagacttttttttgtttttaatattttataaattgttcttaaaagtgggagtcaaacacatataatataaaattaccatctaaaaactagtttcaatttcaattttttgaaaattacttttatactattttgaaaataaaaacaaaaatcctcctTATAGcccttatttgtttatttatattttaaacctGCCCTTGAAGCCTGAAGTGTGTGggttactcttttttttcttttcttttttcttttttttatggcCAAAAAAGGGGGTTGGGCTACCATTATGAATTTGTGACTCaccccctaagaatgactatAGGGACACCCTCCGTTAGCGAATATTAGATTGAGCCCTAACAAACTACTATGGTTGTGAGTGAATGCAAACTTCACCCTAATCCCATAAGAGAGCTAATAGgagaaaaatggaaattaacattaaatttcaaatattataattagtaggttaagttttcaaactatatttttttactagcatcttgagtctaagagactcgatttatggtctataaatcgagtttttgggactcgattttcatgggttATTCACGTCTGATGTGACACTTTTTCTACATGGCATatacctggaaatcgagtctctaagactcgatttacatctaaaaacaaaacaaagaaaaccacaaCGACAACAGCAATTCCTAAAACTATGTGTTCATCAGAGAAGAATATGTGTTCATCCGAGAGGCCTGGGTCGCGCTGCGGCCTGGGTTGAGCTTGCAtctccatttcttcttcttcttttttgctgtttctgcattttgggtcattaataattattatttttgggttagaaGACTCGATTTTCAGGTAGATGTCACGTGAAAAAAGTGTCACATTAGACGTGAACAACCCATGAAAATCGGGTTCCAAAAAATCGATTTATAGACtctaaatcgagtctcttaaacttgagatgctagtaaaaaatatagtttgaaaactaaaacaagtaattataatatttgaaatttaaggtTAATTTCCTGATTTGACTGAACTAATAAATTAAGAGTTAGTTGCAAGAGGCAGCTCCACTTTCCGCTAGGGTTTAAACTTCAAACATCGGACCCCAAGAAAGGGAACGTGTGGGTTGTACTCAGAGGTACAATAAGTTCAGTGATGCTATTTAATCAAATTCGAAAGAATCAAAACAAGAGAAACCCTCGTCCTCCGATCATCAGACAAAAAGCAAAGTTAAAAAAGTTGATATTTTTAACAAACGTTTCTGCTTTGGTCGCTCAGTTGCAGCATTATCTTCAACCTTTTCCTCTTCATCTTGTTGGTTTTTGTTGGTGATTCCTTCCAACCTCTTTGGCTTTCTGGGTCTCATCCTAGCAATGTCTCAAACAAGGGAACCTCCTCCTCATCGTCGGATCCTCCAACAAAACAAGAACCATCTCCCACACGACATCGTACTCAACATCTTGGCAAGGCTGCCTGTCAAATCAGTCCTAAGATTCAGGTGCGTCTCCAAAAACTGGTACTCCTCTATCGCCACTCCTAATTTCATCTCCAACCACCTTATTTatcacaaaaacaacaacaacaacaacgacaacTTAGCTTATCTCATAAAAATTCCTCCTACTATTGCTTCTCCTCTTAACAACAACATCCCAATCTTTATCGGTGGTTACGACCACGCATTTAATAGGATTTTCCGAGTACCCAACTCCCTTTGCTTTTCTTGTATCTTCTGCCCTATCAGCTGGTTCATGCAATGGCCTGGTGTGTCTCTATCAATTTAGAGACGATCCCACTAATGCTGATCCTATATATTTGTGGAACCCCAGCATTAGAAAAGTTAAGAGGTTGCCTGATTCTATATATTCCTTAACACATTTTGATCGGGTTTCTACTGAATTGGCTTATCAGTCTGAGACCAATGACTACAAGGTTGTCAATATCTATCAAATGCCAGGTCCCAACCACCGTTGGTTTGAGGTTGAGGCTGAGGTTTACACATTAAGCTCTAACTCTTGGAGAAAGATTGGAATCTCATTGACAAACAATATTGTGGTCTCCCCTTTCACCAATAAAACTTCCACATTTGTTAGTGGGGCTTTGCATTGGTTGGGATACATTTCTGAAGCCGCATTTCCTTACATGATTTTGTCATTTGATGTCAATAATGATAAATTTGGAGAGATAGCACTTCCTGATGGACAACAACTGCTACCACAAGGTCTAATGGCGGACCCAAATTCTCTGATGGTGTTCAAGGGGAAACTGGCCTTCATTACATTGGGTTACCGCCACATCAGTGGCGTCATCAACTATGAATACAGTGACTTTGTGATTTCTCATCGTAATTCATGCTTCATATGGGTGATGAGGGAGTATGGTGTGCACGAATCATGgagtaaacttttttttgtcaAGTTTGAAAATATTAACTATGTACATTTCTTGGGTTGCACCAGTCTCGGTGAACTGCTAGTTATAAAGAATGGAGTTTATCCCAAATTCAACGCCGAACGGAGACGCAAGGTGATTGTTTCGCTTGACCTTGAAACTTTACATGAGAAGGATCTTGGTTTCCAGAATGCTCCACATATAGCTAATTCTTTCATGGAAAGCCTTGTGTTACTTGATGGAGCAACTGAGCTATCTGGATAAGAAGTGAAATCTTAGTGATAATCGTAGGATTTTGTTATGTAATTGTGATACAAATGAGATCGTTATCATGTTGTTTCCTTTGGTATCATTTTGTTTTGAGGTAGGCAGAAAAGTATTGATGTAATGTAGGTGAATTTTATTCTTGATTTGTATCAAACATTAATGATTCTTAGGAATCTCATATTATGTCTCATATGTGTGCTGTGATCTGGTGTTGTCTAAATCCTAGAGCTACTGCTGTGTGCTTTGATCTGGTGCTGCCTGAGCCTATGAGCTGCTCTGGTGCTATGTTAAGTAGTGACTGTGTAAGAAAAGCTTGCTTGCTtgtatgaactaattcaagACCAGTTGTAATTACTTAGGCATGTGTATGCTGATAAGGGCAGTATTATGCTAGCTTAATAGTGTAGCAGAATTTAGAGCATGTGCTCAGTTGTTGGAGCATGTGACTAATTGGTAGGTTGTTAGAGTTAGTTATGCCAGCTGGCACAAGGAGTTACTAGAACAGCTAGGTAATTTATCTACTGGTCAGGATGGTTCATGTACAAATAGGTATTTGGCCTTGTAAGGAGATCGTGCGGAAATTAACCAACAATTTTGTTTCCTGTTCTCTCTTCCCCCTCTCAATTCTTGGAGGTCAGTCATATCCTTCAATATTTCAATCAACCCTTAAACACTACCTGCTACCAAAGCTCTTAGCAATGCCTGTGGCAATTTCATGAAAGAATTATgacattttacttgtaactttTTGTGTGCCTCTCTGATGGTGTTATAACTTGTAAACAATTGGATTAAAGACCTTATTTATAtccaaccaaataaaataaaaacagagaaaaagagagcgAAAAGAAGAAGCTCTAAGGTGAGAATGTCAGATTAGATTAGAGATCTTACTAcaatccaaacaaaataaaattaaaatggaacaaaaaagagggaagaaaaGAAGCCCTAAGATGAGAATGTTAAAATTGTGATGTGGAAGTTCTTATTTGGCGAGCATAGGCCCAGCAAATGTCTTGTGCTTGGTTCCTTGATCAGAATGATAAATATCTTGCTAGTGGCTGCTGTGCATTTGCCATGCAATTTTAATGACAAAAAGCTCATTCAACTGACAGATAAACATTTCCAAGAAAATTGAGCTTGTGATATTACTTCTCATGGGGATCTCATTCCTGTGACAGGAAGATTGAGATAACAGATGGTGCAGGAAACACTTCTTAACCTACTACTTTGCAAATACCTTCATTACAACTTATATGATCAGGCAGAGAAGCTTAGGTCAAAGGCACCTCAGTTTGAAGCCCATTCAAAACAGCAGGTAActcttaattgtttttagtacAAAGCTATATGCCCATTTCAATTTGTGGTCACTGAAATATAGGATATGGTTCAGATTTCTGCGGGAGGCCAAGTTGCGTATCTGCAACTTTATATTAACTTTTTAGGGTTCAGTCCAGTGATAGTTATAATTATTGCAAAAGGTTGAAAAATTAAGCCAGAGATAATAAACATGACATGACAGATTATCGAAGACATCTTTTAATGGCATTCTTCTCAACTCTGCACAGTAATATCAACCTCTAAAAACCATTATATATTCCAataattgtttataattttatacatctctaattttttttttttttttttttttttgggttttgggtttttgcaTTATAATCTAAATTTTGTTGGCTGATGTTGAATTTGTGGAAatctggggttttttttttttttgttttttgctcaAATATTGGTAAttgcattttaaaatttagattttgctGTGGTTTTGTGAAATTGGTGTTTTCTAAGACAATGAACTTAGCCACAAAGTAGAAATGGACTTTCTGAAATTGGTGGCCTGGGATTTGATTGCTTTGCTTATATATTGGTAATTGCGTGTTGAAGTTTAGATTTTGATGTGATTTTATGAAATTTGCGTTTCTAAAACAATGAACTTAGCCACAATGTACAAAAAAAAGGTCTTGCACTGCACCTTTTTGTGGCTGCCCGTGTACTTGGATGCACACCCTAAGAATTGAGTCaggtaaattttatttatttaattttttgataagtgagtTGGATCAGATAAATTTGTAATTGATAGATCATATGTGTCTATATTACCGGTGTCTTATACGTGGATATTGGTATGATGCAGGAAACACTTCTTTACCTGATCATTACGACTTATATGATCAGGCAAAGAAGCTTCTGTCAAAGGCACCTCAATTTGGAGCCCATTCAAAACAGCAGGTAACTCTAAATTGTTTTTACTACAAAGCTGCCTAGAGCCTTGTAGCTCcattggcacctccccatacacaaagtgcttgggggtacAAGGGGGAAGGGGTTTAAGCTACGGGGGTTAACTGCATATTataactatctcaaaaaaaattcttttttactAAAAAGCTATATGCCCATTACACCTTGGGGTCACTGACATGTAGGATATGGTTTAGATTTCTGTGGAAGGACAAGTTGCATATCTGCAACTGTAATATTTAGTTTTTAGGGCTCAGTCCTGTGATAGTATAATTATTGCAAAAGGTTGAACAATTATGCCAGAGATAATAACATGACATGACATAGCTTATCTTTTAATGGCATTCTTGTCAACCTTTTGTCCCTTCCTCATGCTTGCTCCCTAGCAATTCCATTGCTAGTCTTTACTAAATATATTGTTATCTATGTTTgctttaaattatatatgatttgtAAACTTTTAAAGAAATGGAAAATGTTAGTGAAAATTTAGTTCATGTCAAAGAAAACATAGATGGACAGGATCCAATTGCCGTAGAAAAATTAGAGATAATAGTGAAGgaactatttttctttcttttttgggtggAGGGATGGAAGGgtttcttatttttgaaattcactGATGGGGCAGTAAACGTGGCTTCTATTTTAAATTGTTTCACTTTTATAAGCTGCACATTCTGAAACAAGTTCTCTGTTGCAGTTCTGCTGCTACCTTTTCAACCTAGGAAAGATTAGGACAATTCAGTTGGAGCATACAGATGCAAAGAATCCCTTCTGCAGCTGCTCAGAAAGCCCCTGTTGCTGCATTTGGTTTTCAAGTTCAATGTAACAAGTGGGCAATCATTGTTTGCTTACTGCTAGTAGAAGTTCCTGAAAGGACCATTTTTATGCAGAATGGCATGGATCAGGCTTTGAGACCATCCTTTGAATTGACAAATGTAGGTCTTGGTTCCCAGTACTTTAGTTGTTCATTTTTTCCATATAATATAGGGCTGTCAGCAGGTTGGACTAAGTGCAGAATGCAGATACAATGACATCCAAGTTCTATTAATATATACCTAAATCCAAGTTTAAAAATGATACTATAACTTTTCATATTTACATAAGGTTGTGTCTCTTTGAAAAGTTCAAAAAGTTTTAAGGATAATTCTAGAAAATTTATGCTTTTGAGTCAAATAGACAAAGCAGTGAATGATGATCCCTTAAAAGTTGAAGATGGGAAACTAATATGGGTCAGGAACATTTGAGTTCATATTATCAGATATTATTTTTCATGATAATGTTTATCTGATTCCAAATCAATTCAGATCCTTAACCAACCCATTGCTAGCATAGGATTTTTTTCATTGGTACCCATCGATAGCACAGTAGAGAACAAGGTTAGagaattgtaattttatgattGTCTTCTCTTAGCTTTAAAAGTAggactttaaaaagaaaatgttctGAGAAAACTCTTTCATGTTTTTATGGTCCAGATAGTAAGCTATATTATAAATGTAGATCACATGCCATGCAGAATGTGGCTAAACTGAGACTACAGTTTTTCACATGTCAATTTACTTTGATAATTACTAGCATGACACCTGGCAAATGACTCTGTGAGGCCTGAAATATGGCCACTCGGGATTCTACTCTCTAGTTAGGTTCATGAGCTTTTGCTGTCgatattgacaaagacaacgtGTTTTTAGGTGGTACAGATTGGTGATCTGGAGCTCTTCAGGCATGTTGCTGAGAAGTTTTCTAATACTTTCAATTCAGACCAGACCCATAATTTGATTGTTAGGCTGTGGCACAATGTCTTAAGGACTAGGCTTCACATCATCAGTATATCTTATTCCCGTATCGCTCTGACTGATGTTGCAAAGCTGAGACTGGACTCTGCAAACCTTGTCACTGATGCTGAGAGTATTGTATCAAAGGCAATTCAAGATGGTGCAATTGATGCCACAATAGATCATGCAAATGGATGGATGGTATCATCAAAGGAGACTGGGGACGTCTGCTGTACAAATGAACCTCAAATTTGCATTTTAACTCGAGGATTGCTTTCTGCCTCAATATGCATAATGAGGCTGTGTGTGCACTCAGATTTCCACCAAATTCTCATAAAGAGAAAGTGCTGAGAAGAGGAGGGAGAGACAACAGCAGGAACAAGAGCTTGCAAAGCACATTGCTGAGGGGGATGACAGTGAGTTTTGATTGCACAGTAATATGCAAAAGGCACTTTAATGCTTTGTGCAATGTTTTCCATCAAGCTTTCATCTCTTTGAAATTCCCTGGAAACATGTTTTCATTTACTGGTTTTTTGACCATTTTGGACctttcatttaatttattttatgtctTAAGTTCATTGAATAAAATCTGACTGACTTCTCTTTCACCATATTGATGTATTTTCTGAAATTTCATCTGTTCAGTATTGTGTTGTTGATGGCGATTACAAAGTGAATGTTCTACATATTCTCAAGGCGGAAAAGGAGCACTTATTGCTTTACCCTTCCTAGTGTGGGTTGGTTGGTCAATGACTGTGTAATTAGCAAATTGGTGATTGATGTATTGCTGTTATGTATTTCATGTTATATAGTCCTTGGTTTAAAACTCTTTGCTGGGAGCACATTTGAAGTGTTTTATATCAAAGTTGCTTCACTACTGCATTGTTTGGTCctgaatttttttcaagaataatGGAAGGGTTGTGTAGTTGAATTTGTGATTATTAATCTTctgaaaatgagagagactTTTATGTTGCTTGATTCTCGTTATGCGTTCCACTTAAATAAATAGACCACGATGAGATAACCTCATCACCAACTAATCTGattgaaattcaaattattaaacTGTTAAGGAACTAAACCGACAAGCTTGGCTTTGTtgtcacttcaaaaaaaaagctTGGCTTTGTTGTCTCACGCTGCTCCTATTGCTTGTGTGAAcgctgcactgtcttgagctgCATCGGTCATAACATGCATATACAAGTATACAACCAATCAAATGTCCTGGGAGTTGAGTATTGTATTGCATGTATCGGTAATTTACCTTTCAACAAGGTTTCAATTACTTCATACAGCTTCAAAATCTCTATGGCTTAAACTGTTTGTACTTTGGAACATCTGAATCATCTCCACCCCCACCCCTCTaaatatgtttgaaaatttatattcaaaGCTTGTCAAAAGAGCGACCCCAATAATAAAGAGAATAATTACTCATTAGTATAAGTATAGGATATATGTATTCTCTTGGCCTTATAATCACTTCacaagtaattaaaaaaaaaaaaaagagaagatatGTTCATTTCTCTTTCACTTTATGTGCGTATCTCACAAAgaatgaagaattttttttatttatttatgaacaaAGTTTTGCTTCAAACTTAGCCATGACTacaattctttttgtttcttttttttttttttgagaaaccagacttGCAGAAGCCTGGGAATTTATTCAAGAAAAACTTAATGAACATCAAAAGAAACTAAAGGGGCAATATCCTCAGGAAGGTCTTCCAACCAAACCTATAGCCCCATACAATTCTTAGCTTTTTTTGCTGATGTATCTGCAACAATATTACAATTGCGAGAAACATggcaaaaaactgaaaactggaGCAGCAACTTGAGAACGAATGTCCTCTATAATGTGGCCATATGCAGAAAAATCAAATGTTCCTTGAAAGATAGACTGAATCACCTTCAAAGATCACCTCTATTAAGCCTATCTCCATAGCAAATTGCACTGCCCTTCGACAAGCTAACGCTTATAACTCAACCACAGATTGAGATAGTGGAACTGCCAAGTTGCATGACATAAACACAGCAGCATCAAAATTTGCTTTAAAAATCTAAGCTTCAGGTGGGTGCGATTGATGATTCGCTGATGACACTGGAGCAACTGGTATCGGATCTTGAGCATCAAGAAATTCCTGAAGTAAACTTCCTACCAATGAGCAAATCTTGGGTAGGGGTTGGGTGTATAGACCAAGCCTTGAAGTATTGCCATGATTCCATAGTAACCGATTCTtattaaatgtaaattttgaaaaatttactattacattatattatctacttgtaaaatttaaaaaaaaaaaattaaaacgaATAGTTATGCCattaataaaatgtttaaatttaaaatttttagagtctaaaatgatgtaaaaaaataaatttatatattaaatattaagtaatatataatttttttttttttttttttttgagaaacagataATATATGATTAACACTAAATTTGACATGcataaaatatgtattttttttttcttttcttttcttttcggAATTAAAGCCAAACTTTGCCATTTATTTATGCTGTGAAGAGTGGGTTGTAGTGAAGGTACAATCAGTTTTGTTATTtcatcaaattcaaaacaacaacaatagagTACTTTGGTCGCTCAGTCAGTAACTTCATCATCAACgatcttttcctcttcttcttcagttcaGTAGCCTTAGCTTGTCGTTTTTTTGTTGGTGACTCCAACCAACCTCTTTGGCTTTCTGGGTCTGATCCTAAAAGGCCTCTCGATGTCTCAAACAAAGGAACCTCGTCGGATCCTCCGACAAAAGAAGGACCATCTCCCACATGACATCGTACTCAACATCTTGGCGAACCTACCTGTCAAATCAGTCCTAAGATTCAGGTGTGTTTCTAAAACCTGGGATTTCTCAATCACCACTCCTAATTTCATCTCCACACACCTTAATCTTAAtcttaacaacaacaacaacaacaacttagCTTATCTCATAAACAATTCTACTCCTTTTAACAGCAACATCCCAATCTTTATCGATGGTTATGACCACAAATTTAATAGGATTTCTGAGTACCCAATtccctttgcttttcttttatctAATGCCCACTCAGTTAGTTCATGCAATGGCCTGGTGTGTCTCACTGAATTAAGAAAAACTTCCACTCATATATATTTGTGGAACCCCAGCATTAGAAAACTTAAGAGGTTGCCTGATTTTTCCCCAACCAAACGTGATTGGCTTTCTACTGGATTTGCTTATCAGTCCAACACCAATGACTACAAGGTTGTCATGATCTCTCACATGCCTGCACCTGAACCCAACCACCATTGGGTTGAGCTTGGAGCTGACGTTTACACATTTAGCTCCAACTCTTGGAGAAGGGTTGGAATGTCATTGACACACATTTTTATGGTCTCCCCTTTCAACAATTGGAATACCACATTTGTTAGTGGGGCTTTGCATTGGTTGGGAGACGTTTGTAAAGCCGCGCCTTTTCGCATGATTTTGTCATTTGATGTCaataatgataaatttaaaGAGATGGCACTTCCTGATGTACAACAATTGCTACCGCAAGGTCTAATGGCAGACCCAAATTCTCTGTTGGTGTTCAAGGGGAAACTGGCCTTCATTACATTGGGTTACCTCAGATTCAACCACGTCAATGAAGACGAATACAATGACTTTATGAGGTCGCATACACCTCATTCATGCTTCATATGGGTGATGGGGGAGTATGGTGTACATGAATCATGgagcaaacttttttttgtccGGTTTGAAAATGTTGTCTCTGTACGTTTCTTTGGTTGCACCAGTCGTGGTGAACTGCTAGTTATAAAGAAAGTTTATCCAGTAACCAATGGTGGACAGAAGAGGTACGTGGTTGTTTCACTTGACCTTGAAACTTTACATGAGAAGGATCTTGGTTTCCAAAAGGTTCCAGATATAGCTACTACTTTTGTGGAAAGCCTTGTGTTACTTGATGAAGCAACTGAACTATCTGGATAAGAAGTGAAATTGTTAGTGATaatcataggattttgttatgTAAGTGTGATACCAATGAGACCATTATCATATTGTTTCCTTTGGTATCATTTTGTTTTGAGGTAGGCAGAAAAGTATTGATGTAATGTAGGTGAATTTTATTCTTGATTTATACCAAAACT encodes:
- the LOC126705190 gene encoding F-box/kelch-repeat protein At3g23880-like — protein: MSQTREPPPHRRILQQNKNHLPHDIVLNILARLPVKSVLRFRDDPTNADPIYLWNPSIRKVKRLPDSIYSLTHFDRVSTELAYQSETNDYKVVNIYQMPGPNHRWFEVEAEVYTLSSNSWRKIGISLTNNIVVSPFTNKTSTFVSGALHWLGYISEAAFPYMILSFDVNNDKFGEIALPDGQQLLPQGLMADPNSLMVFKGKLAFITLGYRHISGVINYEYSDFVISHRNSCFIWVMREYGVHESWSKLFFVKFENINYVHFLGCTSLGELLVIKNGVYPKFNAERRRKVIVSLDLETLHEKDLGFQNAPHIANSFMESLVLLDGATELSG
- the LOC126707616 gene encoding F-box protein At3g07870-like, whose product is MSQTKEPRRILRQKKDHLPHDIVLNILANLPVKSVLRFRCVSKTWDFSITTPNFISTHLNLNLNNNNNNNLAYLINNSTPFNSNIPIFIDGYDHKFNRISEYPIPFAFLLSNAHSVSSCNGLVCLTELRKTSTHIYLWNPSIRKLKRLPDFSPTKRDWLSTGFAYQSNTNDYKVVMISHMPAPEPNHHWVELGADVYTFSSNSWRRVGMSLTHIFMVSPFNNWNTTFVSGALHWLGDVCKAAPFRMILSFDVNNDKFKEMALPDVQQLLPQGLMADPNSLLVFKGKLAFITLGYLRFNHVNEDEYNDFMRSHTPHSCFIWVMGEYGVHESWSKLFFVRFENVVSVRFFGCTSRGELLVIKKVYPVTNGGQKRYVVVSLDLETLHEKDLGFQKVPDIATTFVESLVLLDEATELSG